The genome window GAATAATAATTACAGTGACATTAATCACATACCTATCAAACTGAAATTTATATTCTTTCCTCTATTGAAGCGGTGTGATTAATGTCACAGATTTTATTCCGCAAAAATTATATGATTGAATTGTGATTCAGTCAGAAGTATAAAATTTAGCCCGGGAGGTAAAACAAATGGAAGTAATTAAAATGGATGAGATCGAAGGAATAACCAACAAAAGAGGCGTAACTGCCAAACAGCTTCACAAAAACGAAGATGTTCAGATAATGAATTTAGTTTTAAAACCAGGGGATGAGGTGCCATCTCATTCCGTGCCGGTTAATGTTTTCTTTTATGTAGTTTCAGGGCGAGGCACCATTGCTATAGGAGATGAAGAAGCTGAAGTAAAGCAAGATGATATTATTCCCTGTCCAAAAAATACAGAGATGGCGCTATCAGCTGATAGAGGAGAAGATTTTTCCGTGATCAATGTAAAAACACCCAGTATTTAAAAGTTCGGGAGGAGGCGGTTATAATTAAAGGATTATTAATGTCCATCTTTTCAGGTGTTTTAATTAGAATGGTGATACTTTATCCTCCTCTGCTGGAGAGCTGGCTGTTCAAAAAATTCCTGCAGCTGCCTTTTCAATTTCTGGCCGGTCGCATTGATTTTGATGAGAT of Halarsenatibacter silvermanii contains these proteins:
- a CDS encoding cupin domain-containing protein; this encodes MEVIKMDEIEGITNKRGVTAKQLHKNEDVQIMNLVLKPGDEVPSHSVPVNVFFYVVSGRGTIAIGDEEAEVKQDDIIPCPKNTEMALSADRGEDFSVINVKTPSI